One Synechocystis sp. LKSZ1 genomic window, GCGCATGCGAGACCGGGGTGAAATGCTGACCCTCTCCTATCCTGAAACGGATCTGCCGACCTTTATGAGTTGGTTGCGGGAGATTTTGAGCGAAGATGAGATCCAACGTTTCCAACGGGAACTCGAGTTTGATGGTGCAACCCAGTACGAATTTGCCAGGGTACGGATCAATGTCTTTGATAGCTTACGGGGGCCAGCCCTAGTCTTGCGTTTGATTCCCCTCAAGATCCTGACCATGGAACAACTGCGGCTTCCCGATATTTTTCGTAAGGTGTCCGATGCCCACAAGGGCCTGATCCTGGTGACGGGGCCAACAGGTTCCGGGAAATCAACCACGATGGCGGCCATGGTGGACTACATCAACAAAGAACATGCTAAACACATCATTACCATTGAAGACCCGGTGGAATTTGTGCACCAGAGTCGGCGCTCCCTGATCAAGCAACGGGAAGTCGGGATGCATACCCATGAGTTTGACCGGGCCCTCAAGGCGGCCCTGCGGGAAGACCCGGACATCATCCTGGTGGGGGAAATGCGGGACAGAGAAACGGTTAATACGGCCCTCAAAGCGGCTCAAACCGGTCACTTGGTTATGGGAACCCTGCACACCAATAGTGCCATTAAAACCCTGGAACGGATTTTAACCCTCTATACTGCAGAAGAACAGCCGGCCATGCGGACAGCTATTGCCGAATCCTTAGTGGCCATTATTGCCCAGGGCCTGTGCCGCACGACGGATAGTAAACGTGCCGCCTACCACGACATTATGATTAATACCGAGACGGTTAAGGACTATGTTCGCCAGGGCAAATACGATGAAATTGCGGAGTTAATGCTAGATGGGGAGTATGACGGCATGATCACCTCAAACCAATCTCTCTTCAACCTCTATCAAGAAGGCCGGATTACGGAAGAAACGGCCCTGGAAATGTCGCCGACTCCCAACGAAATGGCCATGCGCCTGCGGGGTCGAGTCTAGCTTGACTCGGCTTTAGGGTGCTTTCTGCGATGAGGGCCCAAAGTAGCCCTATTTAAAATTAGCGGTGGGCCATGGCAATAAGTCGGTAAAAGTCTGAAATGGCTTCAATCACTGCTTGGGGATTACTCATGTGGGGAAAATGGCCCTTCGCTGGAATAAGACGAAGGGTACTGCCCCAGATCCGTTGATGGAGGTACTCCCCAACACTTTGAGGGACAAACAGGTCTTCCTTCGTTTGTAGGATTAAAACTGGCAGTCTGATTTGGCTAACGGCCTGTCGATAATCCGAATCCATAATCAAGCTAAAAATCAGCAAAGCAAAATCTGGGCGCAACTTTAACAAACTCCGGGAGAATTCCTCCGAGAGCAGGGGTTGAGTCGGGGCATTCATGATGGAAGGGGCGTACTTACGGGCCCAGTTGGCATAGTTGTGGGCCATTTCATTTAAGAGACTACTGATGTCACTAGTCTGAAACCCCCCTTGATAGTCTCCTGCGTTCAAATAGCAAGGCGAAGCCCCGATAAACACAAGACTGGTGAAAAACTCTGGGCGTTTAAGGGCCACTAGTGTTCCCAGCATACTACTGACAGAGTGGGCA contains:
- a CDS encoding type IV pilus twitching motility protein PilT, whose amino-acid sequence is MTQSPRPSVPPLPPIPTPTGMPPRPQPAEESLAGSTQFMPPSAAFSPPSQLNSATVPLSTVNRPSTGRAPGQPSLAELVLMAFEEGYSDVHVGVGEVPRMRDRGEMLTLSYPETDLPTFMSWLREILSEDEIQRFQRELEFDGATQYEFARVRINVFDSLRGPALVLRLIPLKILTMEQLRLPDIFRKVSDAHKGLILVTGPTGSGKSTTMAAMVDYINKEHAKHIITIEDPVEFVHQSRRSLIKQREVGMHTHEFDRALKAALREDPDIILVGEMRDRETVNTALKAAQTGHLVMGTLHTNSAIKTLERILTLYTAEEQPAMRTAIAESLVAIIAQGLCRTTDSKRAAYHDIMINTETVKDYVRQGKYDEIAELMLDGEYDGMITSNQSLFNLYQEGRITEETALEMSPTPNEMAMRLRGRV
- a CDS encoding alpha/beta hydrolase; translated protein: MVLDILRQYNLQITGNLQAPQTILFAHGFGSDQRAWRFITPAFQEQYRLVLFDLAGCGGVKVSERETLRHTSLQDYAEDLIQICDYLQLRQAHLIAHSVSSMLGTLVALKRPEFFTSLVFIGASPCYLNAGDYQGGFQTSDISSLLNEMAHNYANWARKYAPSIMNAPTQPLLSEEFSRSLLKLRPDFALLIFSLIMDSDYRQAVSQIRLPVLILQTKEDLFVPQSVGEYLHQRIWGSTLRLIPAKGHFPHMSNPQAVIEAISDFYRLIAMAHR